The stretch of DNA GCCTAGCTCTGCTAGGTGAGTCGAGGCTTTTAACCCGTAGGTCCCGGGTTCAAATCCCGGCCGGCCCGCTTCTAGCTAGACGATAGTCAATATATAGCGTGACATCACTTCTTCGTTGTGATGATGAGTGACTTGCCGACCGAGCTGTAGCTGTGAGGAACGGCAGTCAGCCTGAAAAAACTTTTAATTCTAGTAGTTTCTATGTTGGTTTTCAGGGCCCGTCGTCTAGCGGTTAGGATGTCGCCCTCACAAGGTAAGAGTAAGCACATCTGAGAGCGGCGGAGGTCCCGGGTTCGAATCCCGGCGGGCCCACCTTACTGAATGCGAATGATTAGCTGGACTATAAACCTAGCCGAAGCTAGTTGCAAGTAATATGGGGCACGTCTAGCGAAAAGCTGATAAGATTCCTCTGCATGATGGTGAGCAGCCCCGGTAGCTCAGACTGGTGGAGCGTCGGCCTTGTAAGGCCTTAGAGAAAGGGTTCGAGAAAGCCGAAGGTCCCGGGTTCGAATCCCGGCCGGGGCTTTTCCCAGAATATCACTTGAAGAGAGTTCAAGCATATCTGAAATCTGCTGTGAGGGTTCAAAGCTCAGAAGGCTTAATAAGGTGGGGAAGCTTTATGTGAGCGTGTCTCTGACGAGTGTTCGCTTTAAAGCGAAAGTTACGCTCATACAGACCATCGACGCGCCTTTTGGTGAAAAGATGGTGAAGATCGAACTCAGTGAGGAAAGAGAAGTGCCCGAACCTCTATTCGTAAGGTCACCGGATAGCGAGATAGGTAGGGAAATAGCCCCCATAATCACCCAGATAATGAGGATGTTTCCCGGTGCGCCACC from Infirmifilum sp. NZ encodes:
- a CDS encoding arcadin 1, which encodes MSLTSVRFKAKVTLIQTIDAPFGEKMVKIELSEEREVPEPLFVRSPDSEIGREIAPIITQIMRMFPGAPPGAVRVPRVTILLSEDEWERFVTKPSIGDFFEVVITNEKIELRKES